Within the Miscanthus floridulus cultivar M001 chromosome 17, ASM1932011v1, whole genome shotgun sequence genome, the region gctagccctttcatttgccttctctagatgtgcctttggttttggagcccatatctctccatcacttcgcaacttcaatgcatgggcgtgtctatcgttgaactaggcaacaagcttgtagaagatGAATTGAACTATTGCATTTATGGGCATACCATGTAttcccaatagcaacttattgaataacTCCGCCATGTTGCTACACTAAAACTCGTATCTCCATCCATCGGCGtcatgagctcttgtccatttctccaaatctctcatcaaacctgtgagccattgtctaccttctgcatttgatgcggttctgacctgctctaactttttctaaaagtacttaTCCTCAAactatcgagcagcctcctagaatagatcaaagttatccttcacaacatccttctagagtagattctcggcaaggtgccgagtacaccaatgatagtgcaaaggtgcatacccctctatctactcttgtacgacattaagtatgccctagtgcctatcagatatgatgcgaacctccctgctaggcccaaccacatgtatttagactagcctcaagaaccatcctcaactatcattgttctccttctcaaccaaagcaaatgccaaaggaaccaacttgttgttcgtatCACAGGATATGACTATAAGAAGTGTACCCTAGTATttaccaatcaagaacgtaccattaatagagaagatatgacgacagtgcctaaaggccttgacacactgagggaagcactagaaagcacggaagaatatctacCTCTCACCcatccatgcatttggttttgggatgtactcataatgcatgcctggattcactgctttgattgcattgaaaagtactagcagctgctcatacccatcctcccagtctccatatatcatcttccatgctcaTTGCTTAGCCCTACAAGTTTTACCATAaattatcacataacctccatacaacgtctcaacggtcctgataattgtcttAACATTCATGTTGGGTTCCCCCTATAATATTCTCATCAACCTCTTGGCAATGAgtgtagatgtcaactgccgatgcctcagtgtcagcacaattgtgtggcccaacaacttttgtgatcttccactttccggtgaccttttgcttccttgcacaaatccTCCATGggtagcgttccttgtcacacataactgtgtaacggcgctccgcatatgaatacaagaccttgtaaggtctcttttatATCACTACAAACACCTACAATGACCTCTTCAAtgtagggaggtccttgaataccctcccattctcaattatcaTGTTAGGGCCGGgcttaggagcttctaggagctcatcatcacatccttctacacacgcctgatcggaatgagcaagatcattgaaatcgtgaactcttggatcacggcgcccgagaaagatacgcctcaacatctcaacatcactctctatcAGCTCTCCAACAAGACGATCATcattagaatcaagagcccttgccatctcatatggctctgaatcattaataatttcaacactattggagccacagaaTCCATCTCCACAGAGCACTTGCATAGCAACAGTGGGCACATCCATATTGTCAGGAATGTCTACTGTAACATAAGTAcaaaaatgaggaaagaatgaaaaattgGATGTAAGAAATGGGGTAAGCTCCTAATAACCATGCgtataagacacttactcggacgATTCTGTGTCAAatggatctcataaggaggatctaccacaacatcataagtctgacaagcatctccaactagcatattgggggtagattgagcatcgggaaccatagGTGTAACCTCCGCATCCATATTAGGTTCCGGGATGGGAGGGTCGAAGTATGCCTGCTGACCCATTGatgggaaaacccatgagggatgggatctaacacccgacgcacaaccacgtctaaACTTTAGAACTGgtacttcatagccgatctcacatagtactcccactggtctgcacacccaattgggatcatcttcctaaGGGTGTTGGGAGGACAACCTAGGTAAAGTACATCCTCCActgcgatgccatcatcatcatcaactccatggcaatgtagctcctctcGAGCCCTTGCAACTAACTCACTAAACgatggcttctcattgaataacacaggcacgctttgcatctcaacaaactcaatatatccatagcgatatgtcgggttcataaacccgaggtccatcgtggaccggcttcccagtaAAGGCTCGGCCTAGTAGACAACATTGCGAACCAACGTGcaactcttgggctggcccaagtacctaaacgataggcggaagggcgatccaatctctgaccggaaggcttggccgaggaggaacgacgcccgtttctgactctggcccgcctctccaaccggggtgctcgcttcggtctctagcccgcctccggatggcctctccgaccagaaggcctagccaaaacaccacttctgactccaaccccgcTTCTTCGATCGGAAAAACactgaacccctgcttacagctccactctgactggcgcaatcagagccgactgggaccaatcaaccggggacacccgctcggtaaggaTCAGGAAATGgacgaagaaagtaaggcagggcgtataagtcaaaccgcaataccagggaccgtaccctatgcACCTGCCAGACAGTACCCTACGACCTGCCTGGCAAGATAGAACCAAAGCATTGTTGTAGGCGtcaacattttcccctacagtgttgtgggcgccatcaataccagacaaatacggtaaggctccccccatgtgcctctgaggcatcaacagtattgtgggcgccggcatttatcgtaccaggcaaacatggtaaaatcCCTTGTATacctctgggtatcaacagtgtagcaggcaccgacatctgccatgcctgaagaagacgacgcaacctcccacgttcatctgacattaaatagtattgtgggcgcctaccatcatcttgtacctgctagcgtgggcagcaagacttagcagcatacgtactctctctctatcacttataaagccatccccttcatctataaaaggggatgtgctctctccaacAGGACTcagttgattcagatcgatcagttcacctaCATTAATTCACCCTCAGTAACTTTAGATGCTCTAAAGTTATACCGAGCACACACTCGAACACTTAGTATATAGCGGGGCCCCCATCACTCTTGGTCCTTCAgaccagagttcgaccggacctcttgtatcctccatctttctcccttccgtttgtaaccatacagcaaacttcgagcacctaggctcaggaataaagtcaccgaccgactcaaactggacgtagggcacgttgcttgaaccagtataaaccctgtgtcattgagtgctaggctacctccgatcataacgtacaacaaaactataaatttttacatgttggtcattttctgcaccaacacaatctctttccatggtgcctccatgatatatacTCACTAGATTGTCCATCTAgctcaaacacgtaacgaaacacatgtcatttagtccaaattagacgatagatagtacctaacaagtactttctaactacaaactaagtaaataagataataactacgtatatagatacaatgtactcactaaatagttagatcctatttagttaactaaatatataactacctatctaagtagctatctaactatatttatgtacctatgtatctatgtttctatttatctatatatctatctcactagatcactaactaaatcaactacttgAGTCATcatattaactagtaaataacaaatgctaaAATTACTACACTACAATtaaagctaactaagtacgtaCATTGTATATTCACAATTTTTAGCTGTCCGATGACGGAGTCGTGGACATTGATGGAGTCGCAGCGGACACCAGGCGTGGGTGAGACCGAGCCAggtcggcggtggcacggccggaCGCTACAGGGGTCGGGGCCGGCGATGGCGTGGTTGGGGCCGGCGGTGGTGCATGGTGGGCGTGGGATGGACGGCGCTCCACGCGGCGAGGCCGGTATGACGGGCACGGGCGGCACGGCACGGTGGGCGCGGCGTGGCCACTGCACGATCACGGCACGGCAGgcacggcgcggcgcgggcggcaCGGCGTAGCGGGTAGGCGCGGGCGCGGGGTCCGGGCGATCGAGGGCGGGAGAGGGCGAGGGCAGCGAGGGCGCGGCCGGGCACGGCGTGGCGCGGCGAGGGTGACTGGTCACGGGCGAGGGTGAAGGCGCGGTCGGGCGCGATGCGGGCATGACGTGGGTGGCCGAGCGCGGTTGAGGACGAGGGCGCGCGGGCCAGGGGCGCGGGCGGTGCGCTGGTTCGGGCGGGCGTTGACGGtgcgagagagagagcaagagagaaagaaaaggaggACACATACGTAAGACAGGCTTGACGCCAGTAAccacggcgccaagatctacaacgtcaagcttggcgtctcctcccgagcccttgcaaccaactcactaaacgatggctttttattaaataaaagaggcacgctttgcatctcaATAAACTCAACATATTCATAGCGATCTCTTTTCATGGTGCCTctatgatatatgctcactagattgtttatctagttcaaacacgtaacgagACGCATGTCATTTAGttcaaattagacgatagataatacctaacaagtactttctaactataaactaggtaaataagataataactacgtatataaatacaatgtactcactaaatagctaaatcctatttagttaactaaatatataactacctatttaagtagctatctaactatatctatgtacctatgtatctatgtttctatctatctatatatctatcttactcgatcactaactaaatcaattacctgagtcatcacattaaatagtaaataacaaatactaaaactactacactacaatcaaagctaactaagtacgtacattgcatattcataatttttagcTGTCTAACGATGGAATCACGGACGTCGACGCAGTTGCAGCGGACGCGGGGCGTGGGTAAGCCCGACAAGCGGGGTCGACGGTGGCACGATCAGGCGCTGCAGGGGCCGGGGCTGGTGGAGGCACGTGGCAGGCGTGGGGTGGACGATGCTCCGCGCGGCGAGGCCGGTACGacgggcgcggcgtggccacgGCACGATCGCGGCCCGACAGGCACGACGCCGGCGTGGCGTAGGCAAGGCAGGAGCTGGCgcgggcggcacggcacggcacggcgggcGGGCGTGGGCGAGGGCGCAGGTGGCCTGGCGCTGACGAGAGCGAGGGCGCGCGGGCGCCGCCGGCGACGGTGGCGGTGCGCTGGTTCGGGCGGGGCGCTGGCGGTGCGAGAGAGAGTGGGAGAGCAAGATTGAAAGGAAAtgagggcccatacgtaagacaggCTTGGCGCCAGTAACCACGACGCCAAACTTGGCGCCAAGTTGTCTGCCAAGTCACCGCTACGTCTGCGTCAAGCCCAAGAGCTCGACGCCAGTAACGatgacgccgagacgtgtaagctcagaGCCAGCAATGATATCGCCAAACTAAGGTTCTAGATTTTAAAATGATACATATAGGGGcctatttgtgattttttttaaaaagggttaaaaaataaaaaattcggaagCTCAAACCGCCCCGAGCCCATCGCAACCTGGACCAACTCTTCACTCACCTCTCTTCCGAGCTCGAGTTCCGACCCCGAAGGGGGGGAAATCAGACTCCTCGCTTCCCTCTCTCCTCTCGTCACCCCGTCGCCGTCCTGTTGCTCGATTCGAGGGCGTGAGCCTTCCCCATCGCTCTTACCTCGCGTTGCCAGCGGAGCCAATCCCCGCGCTCGCGCCGGGAGCGCCAAACTTCTCCACGATGGCCGTTCCTCCGCGGCGCCCACTGGTGGGCGATGCGATCGGATGAGTTGGCGGCGGTGCTTCGTGGAGAGGAGGAGGGGGGCCTTGTGCTTTCCCGCGGCGGTGCTGTCCCCGCCGCATCCGCCCCTCGGAGCCGGTGATGGCCCCGACCGCGGAGCCGTCTTCGCTGCCGCCGCAGCGGCGCCCCCGCACGGGCCCACCCCCGGGGCTGAAGAACCTCGGCAACACCTGCTACCTCAACAGCGTCCTCCAGTGCCTTGCGTCCACGCCGCCCCTCGCCACGTTCTGCCTCGACTCTCGCCACTCCAACATGTGTACGAAACCCTAGCGCCCGCTTCACCCCCTTGCGcgctctttttttttttccgCAACTCATCAAGTGGTTGATGTTTGGGTTGGTTTGTTTGCTTGTAGGCAAGAAGGTGTTCCCGAACAGGGAGAAGGAGTGCTCGTTCTGCGTGCTTGAGCGGCAGATCGCCCGGCTGCTTCGGGCGGATGCAGGGGTGCTCGATTCCCCCGCAAAGGTTATCCGCTGCATGCCCTTATTCGCTGAGCACTTCAGGTGGGGGCGCCAGGAGGACGCGCACGAGTTCCTCCGCTATGTGGTAGATGCCTGTCACACTGCTGGCCTCCGCATGCGCAAGCGGCTACATGCAGCAGTTGCCAATGGAAACTGTGGTGAGGATGGCAGGGGGCAGGGGGTGTGTCTGGTTATGAGGGAGACATTTGGTGGGGCATTGCTGAGTCaagtgaagtgccttgtgtgcaAGGGAGagtctgaaaagactgatgagatAATGGACATCAGTCTCGATCTGCCTGGGAGCAGTTCTGTTGCTGATGCCCTTGCCCGCTTCTTTCAGCCGGAGATATTGGAGGGCGCAAACAAATATAGTTGTGAAAGGTATGCTATTCTTTATCTAAAAAGGAACAAATGGTTCTCAGAGGAAGGTTTCAACTGTTAGAATTTTAACTGTTTACTTGTTAGGGATGGCCTTTTAGGACACTTTAGGGCTGATCATAATATTTTCAGTGGAAACAAAATCATGTAGGAAGTTTCACCAGCCCCATCTTTTGCAATCTAATTGTCCCTGTAGGCAAATGGTGCAGTTTCCTTAGCCTTTCCATAGGAATGTAAATGTTAGTTTGAACCTCTTGAAATTACCCTACTTGGCTACATTTTTAGAGAAGGAAAAACTTACTATTCCTTGTGAAATTTATTATGTAGTAATTTTCAccaaggcaaagataactctggTAATCTCTCCAGTTTATGTCTGCTTATTATAGAACAAAGTTGGTGTGACCCCAACCATGGACCCTCGTGAGTGTTCCAAAACTGGTCAGAACACCCTATAAGATCTTTCGATCCTCTTTCCGAATTGAAATTGTCAAAATGTAAAGCAGCCAATGTAAACATTTGTATATGTTTACAGTATATGAAAAACTTATCTCGATGTCGCctttcatgatgtgatgataattTCATGTGCTTCTTTTCACTCATCCAAGTTCTCCTGTATTCCCGATGCTTGTGTTTGAAACATGCTTTAATTATGATTTTGGTAATGGCAGTTGTAACAAGCTCACCTCAGCACGGAAGCAAATGTTTATGCTGAGGGCACCTAAGGTGCTTGTCATACAACTCAAGGTTATTGACCTTCGGTCATTTCTTATTTTGTATTTGGACaaaacttgtgcttgatttattgGACATGGCTAGGAGCTGTTGCTGATGACctgtgtttttctttttctggtATGATGATATTAGAGGTTTGAGGGGATAAATGGTGGAAAGATCAACAGGAATATAGAATTCAAAGAGGCACTTGGTCTTTCTGATTGCATGCGCAATAAAAACCAGGTAAAATATCAAATTTTGATTGCTTAATCTTTGGTTTTTTCTTAGGCATGCAAACTTTTGTGAACGCAAAGCTATCTGTGAAACCAATTTATTCACCTGTGGTAGGTTGCTCATTGATATGAAACCACATGTTAACTGCCATCAGTTTCTAGTTTGTTTAAGGACATTGTTTCCAATTATGTGGATCAAACTTCTTTAAGGTAACCACAGCAACTATCAAATCATGGTCCTTTAATAATGTAAATTCCATTTAACCAATGAACTTAAATGGATATGAACTAGTTTATGGTAActtaataatttaataatatgCGACATCACTTCCAGGGTTTCTATTGGAGCTACTGGTTAATTTGTTGAGCTAACTACTTTTTAGGTCAGGCCTTTATTTGTAATTGTATTTAGTCCTTGTATATGAGGTCTAGTCATCTGAAAATCGAGTTACAAACCTTTTTTAGCACTAAAATAGCTCTCCTGAACGAGAAAAGATATCATTGCCACGTTGATCTAATTTGATGGGCAAAGCTGGCTTTCCAGCTCCGAAGTCCTACCGAACTCTTGTCTTTGCTGGACAAGGTGATACAAGGGCTTGCAagagaaccaaacaggccctaatctCTGTCCTCTGTTTTGGTATAACAAGCCGCTATCATCACTTTTGTTTTTTTGCTATTTGCGAGCATCTTTTTTTGCAATCAGTTTGCTACTAATATTACCAACTCCTCCCGTTTGTAGATATATGATGTTTGAACATCAATACGGTTTCCAATATGCACAAATCCTATGGTACTACCAATACACAATTCTTTTTTTAAAGCATTGGTCAAAGTTAGAAAGCTTTCACTTTGTGCTTTCTACATAAAACATCTATGAACAGTCAGAATAAGTAACAACTTCAGTTTGCTAATTGTATACATCATTACGTGTTAGCAAAGTATTCCTTCGGTCCGTCTTTGTTAAACATATTAGCTCAAATGATCAGCGTGCTTGGTTGCAGAGGCTAATTTTGTCTCGGGTCAGATGTGCATGCCGCTTCAATTCCCTGGCTGATTTAATGCGCTGCTCCTTCTCCCATGGTGTGATTGGCCGATCCTATGTTGGTAGTAGCAGGATGGTTCAGTTTTGTGGCCGATTTAATGCAAGGCCATTCATCAATTCATGTAGGTAGTTGAAGTAATGGAGAACGGGCCTGGTTTGGTTCTCCTTGGTCTTTGTGTTTTTTGCTTAGGCACTTATCATAgacggatggagggagtatactcTTGCTCATGTGTTGAGAACTATGTATTTGGTTTTAGTTTAATTCGGTTTACCATTCATTAGTTGTTTTATGTTGGTTGCCAACTCTGTAACTAGTATACTTAGGGCAGTCCTGGCGCAGTGATTAGGATGTTTTTCATAGAATTAATTAGCCTACAATGTAAGAAAAAGTTTGATGTGCTCCCAAAATGATATTGCTTGGGACatagcttaaatggcttacaatttggaatggatatCATACATATTTAATTTTAGTTATCTACAACTGAGCTATCTATAGATGAAGTTGTAGGGAACCAGATTTTTTTTAAGCCTCCTTTCTGGGTACAGCTGTAGTATCTGAACATGTGCGAACATACACAAACtctcacacacgcacacacactaaCACCCCTGCGCACATATCAAGACCTGCAACTACACACAGCTTGAATATCATGTTCCTAGTGAGATCGGCAGGCACACAGGGCTCTGTAGACGACGGGCACGTCGTTCTGACCATTGTGGCACCATGCGAGGAGGCAACGAAATTTATTTTGGGGGCATGCCCCAGTCAGCTGATTCCAACCGGAATCAAACGCTGGTGGGTGGGAGTGGGATGGAAACCACTGATCCGAACCACTGGGCTATCAGCCCGTCCTCAAACCAATTTTTGTTTGTTTGACCATTTTGTGTATTTGTTTTGGTGATAAGTCGATTGACTTTGGCACGCCCATACCTTGAGTGCTGTAAGAGTAAAGTTGAATTTAAAATGTCCCCTGTTGTGTAGTAACAATTGCTTTCTGTAGCAAGTGTCAGTAATATAGCTTGTAGTCCAGTCTTGAGGCTCAACCACGCACGGCCATTTTTACTACATGAAACTATCACCAAAGTACGTCAGTCTAAACAAAGACTTGTGTTTCATTTAGTTTCAAAGAAATCTTTTAGGAGGTAGGTTTTACGGGTACCATTTTGTTTATAGTGTGGTAAAAGTGTATAAGAGTATGGCAGTGGTGCAATGGCAATGTGAATTGTGAGATTCCTTTGCAGTATTTTATCCACTTAAAACTCTCTTTCTATGTATTTGATTGTATCACTCAAGCTTCTCTGTGAAATCATTTTCCTTTGTTGTCTATCATTTTTTGCTAATTTTCTAGTTATAGTGTGCCACTTCTGTCGGGAATAAAAAAATTCATTTAGTGAAGGCATGATGCTTTTCCTAATCTTATTGACTGaaaacatttttttattttctcgcGCATATCTTATTAGACTATATCAGTTATCCCCTTGATTGATATGAAATATATCTtggcttgcatggagttgcaggATCCGCAACCAGTATATAATCTTTTTGGTTGTATCGTCCACTCAGGGCTCtccccagagtctggtcactactATGCCTATGTTAAGGTAATTCAATCAGTATGTAAATTCGttcaatcctgttcttgtactaTATCTGAACATAACTTGGAACATGCATTATATGCAGGATGCTAGTGGTCAATGGTTTTGTTGTAACGATTCTCATGTCTCCCTATCAAGCTCTCAGAATGTTTTGTCTGAGAAGGTCTATATCCTATTTTATATACTGAATTCGAAAACTCAAAAGGCTAGTACAAATGGTTACTCTTCTACTGCAGCTAAACCTTTCAGCATGAATGGAATTGGCATATCAAGCACCTCATCTAGTGAGACCTCGAAGGTACCTTTGGTAAAACAGAATGGCATATGTTCTACCAAAGGTAATGTACTGATGCCCTTGAAGAATGGCAAGACTGCATCAGGTCCACTTATCAAGCCGATTCACTTTAAGAATAGCGCAGCAGAAAAGGTTATGTCAAATGGCAAAGTAAACCTCACTTCAAAAATTAATCCAGAGGTTAATGAAACTGCTAAATCATCAGAATCAAATGGTTGCAAGACTGGACAATTTGTGGGACCCAGTAAAAATAATGCTGATAATACTATTTCTTGTGGAGAGAGAGGCCAACAGTCAGAAAGAATACTGCAGAATGCAAATGGAAATGGCCAGCCAATTCATCATTCCCAGTATCTTGGTGAGACTAGTAACGGCAATGCTATGCCCGCTCAACAAGAGACCAGTAATGGCAATGCCACGCCCTCTCAACAAGAGACCAGTAATGGAAATGCCATGCCCACTCAACAAGAGACCAGTAATGGCAATGCCACGCCTGCTCAACAGGAGACCAGCAATGGCAAGGCCTCACATGCTGAACAATATTCTGACCAGTCATGTCATGCAAACTCTTCAGGAAACAAACGCCAACTTGAAGAAGATAAGTTTCAGGAAATGTAAGTCCCTAATTGATATTCTCTTACTTTTTTTTATATCTTTCTGCTACCTGTGGACACTGAGACCCATATGAACAGCAGTCGTGGGTACTGTAGCAACGGCCCACCCTCCTAGACAGTGGTTACTGGCCCATTATGTTTGGTAGAATTAGACTATGTAGAGTCCTGAGTCATCCAatacttaggccttgtttggtttGTTGGGGATTGAAGGGAATTGGGATTAAATGCCCAACAAGTCAAAATCCCCCTCATCCCCTTCAATCCCCTTGTGAGGGGATTAATCGAACAAGACCTCAGGGGGTCATGTCATAAGAATGGGATCCTACCTAATAATATAGGAGGAGTTGTAACTATTAGAGGAAAGTAAGAATTGAAGGGTTAATCTCCTTGCGGCGCTGCCCACCAACTCAATGCTGGCTCTGCTGCTGTCACACCCTTCACCATATATTCTACATGTAACACTTTCCATGAAATATGGGTCATCCATTCCTTTCAGTTGCTTTTTGCAAATTAGCACCTTCCAAGTTTGGTCATGTATTCATTTTATATGATCCAACTCGCCATATTGCACAATGCGAACTAGAAATATGTTAACATGAGATAATTCATACTACCTTGGTTTGCACAGATAAAAATTTGTATTCTAAACTAGTAAATCTAAGA harbors:
- the LOC136517703 gene encoding ubiquitin carboxyl-terminal hydrolase 25-like isoform X1 — protein: MAPTAEPSSLPPQRRPRTGPPPGLKNLGNTCYLNSVLQCLASTPPLATFCLDSRHSNMCKKVFPNREKECSFCVLERQIARLLRADAGVLDSPAKVIRCMPLFAEHFRWGRQEDAHEFLRYVVDACHTAGLRMRKRLHAAVANGNCGEDGRGQGVCLVMRETFGGALLSQVKCLVCKGESEKTDEIMDISLDLPGSSSVADALARFFQPEILEGANKYSCESCNKLTSARKQMFMLRAPKVLVIQLKRFEGINGGKINRNIEFKEALGLSDCMRNKNQTISVIPLIDMKYILACMELQDPQPVYNLFGCIVHSGLSPESGHYYAYVKDASGQWFCCNDSHVSLSSSQNVLSEKVYILFYILNSKTQKASTNGYSSTAAKPFSMNGIGISSTSSSETSKVPLVKQNGICSTKGNVLMPLKNGKTASGPLIKPIHFKNSAAEKVMSNGKVNLTSKINPEVNETAKSSESNGCKTGQFVGPSKNNADNTISCGERGQQSERILQNANGNGQPIHHSQYLGETSNGNAMPAQQETSNGNATPSQQETSNGNAMPTQQETSNGNATPAQQETSNGKASHAEQYSDQSCHANSSGNKRQLEEDKFQEMLANLANSELRLSGWMDDVYNFMRSQKRGRIQSSDIPQDFDAMRKQLKSDSASIFRAKIPEPLRENLIKRLRSYFEGKYSRFSCSSSSETT
- the LOC136517703 gene encoding ubiquitin carboxyl-terminal hydrolase 25-like isoform X2; translation: MAPTAEPSSLPPQRRPRTGPPPGLKNLGNTCYLNSVLQCLASTPPLATFCLDSRHSNMCKKVFPNREKECSFCVLERQIARLLRADAGVLDSPAKVIRCMPLFAEHFRWGRQEDAHEFLRYVVDACHTAGLRMRKRLHAAVANGNCGEDGRGQGVCLVMRETFGGALLSQVKCLVCKGESEKTDEIMDISLDLPGSSSVADALARFFQPEILEGANKYSCESCNKLTSARKQMFMLRAPKVLVIQLKRFEGINGGKINRNIEFKEALGLSDCMRNKNQDPQPVYNLFGCIVHSGLSPESGHYYAYVKDASGQWFCCNDSHVSLSSSQNVLSEKVYILFYILNSKTQKASTNGYSSTAAKPFSMNGIGISSTSSSETSKVPLVKQNGICSTKGNVLMPLKNGKTASGPLIKPIHFKNSAAEKVMSNGKVNLTSKINPEVNETAKSSESNGCKTGQFVGPSKNNADNTISCGERGQQSERILQNANGNGQPIHHSQYLGETSNGNAMPAQQETSNGNATPSQQETSNGNAMPTQQETSNGNATPAQQETSNGKASHAEQYSDQSCHANSSGNKRQLEEDKFQEMLANLANSELRLSGWMDDVYNFMRSQKRGRIQSSDIPQDFDAMRKQLKSDSASIFRAKIPEPLRENLIKRLRSYFEGKYSRFSCSSSSETT